The following proteins come from a genomic window of Megalobrama amblycephala isolate DHTTF-2021 linkage group LG1, ASM1881202v1, whole genome shotgun sequence:
- the LOC125265497 gene encoding L-rhamnose-binding lectin CSL3-like, with translation MLPCSSSTDFLSFPLVHTFNMLTLKLSGILLLLILCQHGIDAYVICEGRSGILSCSRGTIRIIRATYGRTDHTTCAHGLPASQISNTKCRTPVTIIVSSRCNRKTSCAVSASNSLFSNPCPGTYKYLDVTHKCV, from the exons ATGCTCCCATGTTCCTCCTCAACAGATTTCCTGAGTTTCCCTTTGGTTCACACCTTCAACATGCTGACGCTAAAGCTAAGCGGGATCCTTT TGCTGCTGATCCTGTGCCAACATG GTATAGATGCATACGTGATCTGTGAAGGAAGATCTGGGATCCTCAGCTGTA GTCGGGGAACAATAAGGATTATTAGAGCCACCTACGGACGGACCGATCACACAACATGTGCTCATGGGCTTCCAGCTTCTCAGATCTCAAATACGAAATGCAGAACACCAGTCACCATTATAGTTTCCTCTCG GTGCAATAGAAAAACGAGTTGTGCTGTTTCTGCATCAAACTCACTTTTCTCTAATCCTTGTCCTGGAACTTATAAATACCTGGACGTGACTCATAAATGTGTCTAA